The Geotrypetes seraphini chromosome 12, aGeoSer1.1, whole genome shotgun sequence nucleotide sequence ATGACGTCATAAAGACATGGCGGCGCCTATTAGGACTTCAAATACTATCTACTGCCGTacagctcctcctcctcttctctgaAAGGAAATTAcgactgaaaaaaaaacccctaccaTTGCGTCGCCCTATAGAAGCGGAGGCTCCAAGTCCAAACCCACGAAAAGAAAGTACTGTATTCGTCGTCGTCGCTAGTGCGGACCGGAAGTTGCGCTGGCCAACATGGCGACGCCCAGGGGCAGCCCGGAAGCGAGCCGCTCTCGAGCCATGGCTACCGCTCCCCGCAACCTGCCCGACGGCCGGGGGCGCCAGCAGCTTCCAGGGGAGGACGAGCGTCTTTTCGAGGACCCCCTGCACCCCCAGCGCCTGCTGGACGGCCTCAACAGCCTGCGGCTGCAGCGCTGCTTCTGCGACGTGGTGCTGTGCTGCGGGGGCCACGACTTCCCTTGCCACCGCCTGGTGCTGGCCTCGTGCAGCTCCTACTTTCGCGCCATGTTCTCGCACGCGGGCTTGGCCGAAGCCAACCAGGAGCGCGTGGCCATCAACGGCGTGGAGGCCGCCATGGTTGGCGCCCTCGTCGACTACGCCTACACTGCACAGGTGCGGGGGATGCAGCTGCTGCTGGGGCTGATTCCCTTTGTTAACCCTTTCAGACCCTGGGTTCCATGCATGTTACCGCAGCATCCTTCGGCTTAcctaacatgatggcagataaaagccaaatggcctacccactatcttcccccctctccctattggctaaagctcttatcACTTGtactgtgaggtcatagagctttatggttctagaaacatgatggcaggtaaaagccaaatggcctacccgctatcttctcctctccctattggctaaggctcttatcacttgcattgtgaggtcatagagattTTTGGTTCTAGAAACATGacgcagataaaagccaaatggcctaccagctatcttctcctctccctattggctaaggctcttatcacttgcattgtgaggtcatagagattTTTGGTTCTAGAAACATGacgcagataaaagccaaatggcctacccgctatcttctcctctccctattggctaaggctcttatcacttgcattgtgaggtcatagagattTTTGGTTCTAGAAACATGacgcagataaaagccaaatggcctacccgctatcttctcctctccctattggctaaggctcttatcacttgcattgtgaggtcatagagattTTTGGTTCTAGAAACATGacgcagataaaagccaaatggcctaccctctatcttctcctctccctattggctaaggctcttatcacttgcattgtgaggtcatagagattTTTGGTTCTAGAAACATGacgcagataaaagccaaatggcctacccgctatcttctcctctccctattggctaaggctcttatcacttgcattgtgaggtcatagagattTTTGGTTCTAGAAACATGacgcagataaaagccaaatggcctacccgctatcttctcctctccctattggctaaggctcttatcacttgcattgtgaggtcatagagatttttggttatagaaacatgatggcagataaaagccaaatggcctacCCGCtatcttcccccctctccctattggctaaggctcttatcacttgcattgtgaggtcatagagctttatggttatagaaacatgatgacagatggCCAAATGGGCCATCCAGTGTGCCCATTCACTATCTTCTCTCCTTATTgtctaaggctctttacacatgCATTGTCATgtcatagagcagtgttcttcaaccgccggtccgcagaaattttctgccggtccacagggccggcacgtccatTGGGCAaaacacagtgttcttcagccgccagtaCACAGTGTGATCAATGCGGCATCTTCTGGCCagttccctgagtgctgcagtgggAAAAGACTCCTAAGTGTGTCctacgcctgaaccggaagccttctctctgacatcgcactcgcaacgtcagaggaaaggcttccagatgaggcgagGGACGCgtgcgaggagctgctgcccacagcaatacagcactcagggagctggcccgaagacgccgctttgatcgcaccgtggactgtcCCGACgataacactggggggcaggccagaaggcaaggcacagcatgggggcagagagacaacaatggtagggggaatacttttatctttttatttagtgattgatttacatctgctgtctgttcaggaagaaatgcatttgtttcttttcctcgggttgtactgcttgcagagtcagggtttgtttgtaaatattagtacttttagtttttggtcctgtatttgcatggggttatctgttttctggtaggaatgaatgtttaaAAGCATACAGTATGTATTTTAAttgtgtggttaaccattatgtgttgttaatacgattctattgtgtgtgtgtgtatatatgaaaaatgaatgggaaaaaatggTGTTCCAATTAGTACTGtaatgggggcggggtctggggcagagattgagtggagatgggcacgacttagcccaatgttcttcaaccgccagtccgtggactggtgccggtccacaaaataattattttatttccgccggtccataggtgtcaaaaggttgaagaacactgtcctagagcattattgttataacCTAAGGcgctttacacttgcattgtgcggtcatagagctttatgctTATGacaacatgatgacagataaagccaaaatggtccatccagtctgcccattcgcagtatccactatctcctcctgtcttggggggaggggggggggactctAAGCTCTTTGGATTGTACATCATTTGGGAATTGGCCCGATAGGCAGTAATAGTTGGGAGGTGTTCAGCTTTGAATGCGGAGTCTATACAGTAGAATGTCCTAACTCTGGATGTTCTTTCTAGTTTGGTTGATGGGAAGGAGGCGATAGGATAGTCACGGTTATGAATCATGAGTGACTAAAATCTAGTGCTCTTCATAGAGGCGGGGATATTTTACTTGTTTGTAGATATTAGGTGGGCTATTGGGACTCTTCGATGGCTGGTCACCAACATGTTTTGTTCTGAGCCGtccttttgtttgggggggggttggggtttagTTTGTTCTTATGAAAATTTGATGAGTGAGATTTGCTACTTTCCGAATGTTTTGTTTATCTGTTGTTGGCACTATTTGTAATTTTGCTCGCTGGATGTATTGTCAACAATAAAATCATTTCAACCTGTCTTTGGAATTTTGAGCTCTTGTCTCCTTTCTCTTTCTTACTAGGTTATCATCAACAAGTCCAACGTGCAGGGCCTACTCGCAGCCTCAAACCTTCTGGATGTGTTGGCTGTGAGAGAAGCTTGCTGCCATTTCATGGAGCAGCACATGGACGAGACTAACTGTGTAGGCATACACTGCTTTGCTGAGGCTCACGCCTGTCCGGAACTCAGACGCCGGAGCTTGGAGTATATTCTGCGGCACTTCAGCAGGGTGAGCAGGTTGGGCGAGTTCCTGTGCCTGGCCAGGGAGAAGCTGATGGAGATTGTAGCCAGCGACGACCTGAATGTAGCTCGGGAGGAGGAGGTGTTTGAGGCCGTGGCCCTGTGGTTGGAGAAAGAGCCAGGCCGGAAACAGAACTTTGAGAAGGTGATGAGAATATTCTCTTAGTTACAGGCAATTAGACATGCGGCCTGCCAATAATGTATGACATACTGTCAATAATGAGTAAAGGATGTTAGTGGGGGCAGAGACTGTATggtaagaacataaaagttgccatactgggacagaccgaaggcacTGTTTGCAACAGTgcctaacccaggtcccaagtacctgacagaaacccagagtagcaacattccagagctgagattgtgatgtcataatgcctcattccaccaatgcctaagagccaacctcatcagtgatgtcacaatggcttgattgtcctatacttggctcacataagagctgccatactggtacagagcgaagcccagtatcctctttccaatagtgaccaaaccaggtcccaagtaccttatTAGTGACTGTTCTGCAGTGATTTTATTAGGATCTCCTGTCAGGGGTGATGGCTATCATTGGGCTTCCTGTCTTGAAGGTGGATGATGGCTTTATTGAGGGTCCTGCCTGTCAGGGTGTGGGTTATTTCCATTTGAAAACTTCATTGTGACAAATTTCAGAAGAGTGGCTTGGTGTGCATCATGATTGGACAAATTTGAAGAGCGAGAATGTGTTCAAATGGGAATTTTTGTAGGGTGTGTGTGGGATCCAGTAACCGTGTACTTACGAAGTTTTCTTACAGGTGTTTGAGCTCATCCGCTTACCCCTAATCAGTCCGTACTACATCCACGATGTGATTGAGCCTCACAGCGTCATCCTGGGTTCCCCACCCTGCCAGCGCCTCCTCTCGGAAGCGAAGGACTTCCTGCTGCTGCAAGACCGCCGCAATGAGTTCTTCGGGCCCCGCACCAGGCCTCGCAAGTCCACCGGTAACCAGTAACCATACTCTTCTCTCCTTCTGGAATAATAACTGTGAGACGCATGCAGTAACCTCTCTGTCCTTCTTCCCTCCAGGCACTTCGGAGGTTATAGTGACCGTGGGTGGGGAAGATGATAAAGTGGTGCTGCGCAGCGTGGAATGCTTTGACCCTCTCGCCAATCGGTGGCGCtcgctctcctgcctctcctttgCTGTGAGCAAACACGGCCTGGTAGCATCAGGTAATGTTATAGCACCACAATCGTTGCTATTGATTAAATCAGTGATGCACATGCTTACATATGCCAGCCCTTGGCATTACAATATTTTCCTCTGTTTTTGTCAGTTACTACCAGTATACCAGGATCAGGACGTATCGTTGACTATTGCAGCAAGCAGtggcctactactactatttaacatttctatagcgctgatagGCATACGCACTGCTGTACAACATAtttaagagacggtccctgctcagtagagcttacagtctaaattaACAGATAACAGGGGCTTAGTGTGAGGGGGGTTATGATTCAATGCATTCTCGAAGAGGTGGGGTTTTACTCTGGATTTGAATAGTCCCAGGGTCGGAGCTTGATGTACCAACTCAGGCAATTTGTTCCAGGCGGTaaggtggaggagtggcctagtggttagagcagctgcctcagacCCTGAGGTTACGAGTTCAATTCCCTCTGTAGCtctttgtggccctgggcaagtcacttaaccctctgttgccccaggAACAGAACTTAAGATTGAGAGCCCACGAGGGACAgaaaaaggcggtatatcaaatccatgacccttgaTACTTGTCCACTGTGGTCTGATACACAAGTATGTGTACATGcatacttagaacataagaatatccatagTGGGACAGACGAAGATCCATCGAGTCCAgaatcatgtttccaacagtggtcaacccaggtcacaggagtcgcaagtacctgggaaaaacctagagtaggaacattccagagctgagattgtgatgtcataatgcctcattccaccaatgcctaagagccaacctcagcagtgatgtcacagtggcttggttgtcatatacttggctcacataagagttgccaaatccaggtcacaagtcttTATTTCCTTGACACTTTGTCTCAGCTGGGATTGGCTGTGCAGCATAGTGGTTAATGCACAAAGTTCTAATCCATTTCTGCTACTAACTGTCCTGTGCAACAGAACTCTGATTCCCACTACTGCCACCAACTCTCAAAGCAGAGCTCTGATATCTACAGATCCAAGATACCGTCCCACTACTGCCACCAACTCTCAAAGAAGAGCTCCGATACCTACAGATCCAAGATACTGTCCCACTACTGCCACCAACTCTCAAAGTAGAGCTCCGATACCTACAGATCCAAGATACTATCCCACTACTGCCACCAACCCTCATAGACTCTGATACCACACGCCCAGGCCGCTATCCCATTTCTGCCACCATCTTTTCCTTTGCAACAGTCTAGTACTGAGAGCACAGAGCTCTGACACTTGGAGATCAAGGCTCACTGGCAGAAACACTTCCTCCGATAGCTTATTGCTAAGAGCTCAGAATCGTGAAAACAATTCCACTGCTGCCACAAGGTCTAAGAAGAACACTAGAGTGGTGGTGTAATCCCAGGCTACGATGGTAGATAACTTTGCTTAGTTTAATTCCTGTTACTGCCTTGGGCTCCCACTGATTTTGACTGTCCTATTCTTCATTTTTGTTGCCTAAGAAGCACAACAAAACTGGT carries:
- the LOC117346385 gene encoding kelch-like protein diablo isoform X3, which produces MATPRGSPEASRSRAMATAPRNLPDGRGRQQLPGEDERLFEDPLHPQRLLDGLNSLRLQRCFCDVVLCCGGHDFPCHRLVLASCSSYFRAMFSHAGLAEANQERVAINGVEAAMVGALVDYAYTAQVIINKSNVQGLLAASNLLDVLAVREACCHFMEQHMDETNCVGIHCFAEAHACPELRRRSLEYILRHFSRVSRLGEFLCLAREKLMEIVASDDLNVAREEEVFEAVALWLEKEPGRKQNFEKVFELIRLPLISPYYIHDVIEPHSVILGSPPCQRLLSEAKDFLLLQDRRNEFFGPRTRPRKSTGTSEVIVTVGGEDDKVVLRSVECFDPLANRWRSLSCLSFAVSKHGLVASGGAVLEDGDGMDLVQVYNPKTHSWTEVAPMRIARSGSAACVLKGKIYVIGGWHASTENTDKVEYYDPKTNAWSMCPPMNERRYRPGVAVVDGKIYVLGGEEGWDRYHDTVERYCEQTDSWELAGDMPTSRSWLSCVPLQICKDMAARDFWQQENPGG
- the LOC117346385 gene encoding kelch-like protein 1 isoform X2, which gives rise to MATPRGSPEASRSRAMATAPRNLPDGRGRQQLPGEDERLFEDPLHPQRLLDGLNSLRLQRCFCDVVLCCGGHDFPCHRLVLASCSSYFRAMFSHAGLAEANQERVAINGVEAAMVGALVDYAYTAQVIINKSNVQGLLAASNLLDVLAVREACCHFMEQHMDETNCVGIHCFAEAHACPELRRRSLEYILRHFSRVSRLGEFLCLAREKLMEIVASDDLNVAREEEVFEAVALWLEKEPGRKQNFEKVFELIRLPLISPYYIHDVIEPHSVILGSPPCQRLLSEAKDFLLLQDRRNEFFGPRTRPRKSTGTSEVIVTVGGEDDKVVLRSVECFDPLANRWRSLSCLSFAVSKHGLVASGLATLDGLIFAVGGWEGCSRLDSVECYHPHTNTWHFVEPMKMAVTSPAVAAHDGLLYVMGGAVLEDGDGMDLVQVYNPKTHSWTEVAPMRIARSGSAACVLKGKIYVIGGWHASTENTDKVEYYDPKTNAWSMCPPMNERRYRPGVAVVDGKIYVLGGEEGWDRYHDTVERYCEQTDSWELAGDMPTSRSWLSCVPLQICKDMAARDFWQQENPGG
- the LOC117346385 gene encoding kelch-like protein 3 isoform X1; this encodes MATPRGSPEASRSRAMATAPRNLPDGRGRQQLPGEDERLFEDPLHPQRLLDGLNSLRLQRCFCDVVLCCGGHDFPCHRLVLASCSSYFRAMFSHAGLAEANQERVAINGVEAAMVGALVDYAYTAQVIINKSNVQGLLAASNLLDVLAVREACCHFMEQHMDETNCVGIHCFAEAHACPELRRRSLEYILRHFSRVSRLGEFLCLAREKLMEIVASDDLNVAREEEVFEAVALWLEKEPGRKQNFEKVFELIRLPLISPYYIHDVIEPHSVILGSPPCQRLLSEAKDFLLLQDRRNEFFGPRTRPRKSTGTSEVIVTVGGEDDKVVLRSVECFDPLANRWRSLSCLSFAVSKHGLVASGSMLYLAGGEFSDSSASRELWRYDPCIDSWQEMASMNVARSELGLATLDGLIFAVGGWEGCSRLDSVECYHPHTNTWHFVEPMKMAVTSPAVAAHDGLLYVMGGAVLEDGDGMDLVQVYNPKTHSWTEVAPMRIARSGSAACVLKGKIYVIGGWHASTENTDKVEYYDPKTNAWSMCPPMNERRYRPGVAVVDGKIYVLGGEEGWDRYHDTVERYCEQTDSWELAGDMPTSRSWLSCVPLQICKDMAARDFWQQENPGG